A genomic stretch from Alosa sapidissima isolate fAloSap1 chromosome 3, fAloSap1.pri, whole genome shotgun sequence includes:
- the LOC121704688 gene encoding integrin alpha-D-like isoform X1 yields MKWSAIHLLTFIGLTSCVTSELTGQGLDIAFLMDGSGSVGADNFIVMKTFVKNLTASLLEFNTSFAFVQYSSGTTIHVNFHQFQRTGWENQVDSISQIGSNTYTAGAIQTVVNDLFDSSAGARPNAHRILIVLTDGQSSDASTYPSATALADRKNITRYAIGIGNVFDSQSATDELRSIASSPESDYVFKVDSFEALDKIISSLVKRITVIEATVMRRQIVRVELQVNLTFDLNNTVVQDEILNQIKLKLQEQGLPSNTKLSWIKQPDGQIFHKKYNEKSVKEQKKSKDEF; encoded by the exons GGCTCACCTCTTGTGTTACATCTGAACTCACAGGCCAAG GCCTAGATATTGCCTTCCTGATGGATGGATCTGGGAGTGTGGGGGCagacaactttattgtcatgaaAACGTTTGTAAAAAATTTGACCGCAAGTCTCCTGGAGTTTAATACCTCT TTTGCCTTTGTACAGTACTCCTCTGGAACCACCATCCACGTGAACTTTCATCAGTTTCAGAGAACAGGATGGGAAAATCAGGTGGACAGTATCAGCCAGATAGGAAGCAACACATATACTGCAGGTGCTATCCAGACAGTTGT GAATGACTTGTTTGATTCTTCTGCTGGAGCGAGACCTAATGCCCATAGAATCCTCATTGTCCTCACAGATGGGCAATCCTCGGATGCGTCAACCTATCCCAGTGCCACAGCATTGGCTGACAGAAAAAATATAACTAGATATGCTATTGGG ATTGGAAATGTCTTTGACAGTCAGTCAGCAACAGATGAACTTAGGAGTATCGCATCTTCACCAGAATCAGACTACGTGTTTAAAGTGGACAGCTTTGAGGCACTGGACAAAATCATTAGCAGTCTGGTGAAAAGAATCACGGTCATAGAAG CCACAGTGATGAGGAGGCAGATTGTGAGAGTGGAACTGCAAGTtaacttgacctttgacctaaaCAACACTGTGGTTCAGGATGAAATCCTAAATCAG ATCAAACTGAAACTACAGGAGCAGGGGCTGCCATCCAACACCAAACTGAGCTGGATTAAGCAGCCTGATGGACAGATTTTCCACAAAAAGTACAATGAGAAGAGCGTGAAAGAACAGAAGAAGAGCAAAGATGAATTTTGA
- the LOC121704688 gene encoding integrin alpha-D-like isoform X2, whose protein sequence is MKWSAIHLLTFIGLTSCVTSELTGQGLDIAFLMDGSGSVGADNFIVMKTFVKNLTASLLEFNTSFAFVQYSSGTTIHVNFHQFQRTGWENQVDSISQIGSNTYTAGAIQTVVNDLFDSSAGARPNAHRILIVLTDGQSSDASTYPSATALADRKNITRYAIGIGNVFDSQSATDELRSIASSPESDYVFKVDSFEALDKIISSLVKRITVIEGEVGCEHWSHAWSPLTLPLIHQTDK, encoded by the exons GGCTCACCTCTTGTGTTACATCTGAACTCACAGGCCAAG GCCTAGATATTGCCTTCCTGATGGATGGATCTGGGAGTGTGGGGGCagacaactttattgtcatgaaAACGTTTGTAAAAAATTTGACCGCAAGTCTCCTGGAGTTTAATACCTCT TTTGCCTTTGTACAGTACTCCTCTGGAACCACCATCCACGTGAACTTTCATCAGTTTCAGAGAACAGGATGGGAAAATCAGGTGGACAGTATCAGCCAGATAGGAAGCAACACATATACTGCAGGTGCTATCCAGACAGTTGT GAATGACTTGTTTGATTCTTCTGCTGGAGCGAGACCTAATGCCCATAGAATCCTCATTGTCCTCACAGATGGGCAATCCTCGGATGCGTCAACCTATCCCAGTGCCACAGCATTGGCTGACAGAAAAAATATAACTAGATATGCTATTGGG ATTGGAAATGTCTTTGACAGTCAGTCAGCAACAGATGAACTTAGGAGTATCGCATCTTCACCAGAATCAGACTACGTGTTTAAAGTGGACAGCTTTGAGGCACTGGACAAAATCATTAGCAGTCTGGTGAAAAGAATCACGGTCATAGAAG GAGAGGTGGGATGCGAACACTGGTCGCACGCATGGAGTCCCTTGACATTACCGTTGATCCACCAGACAGACAAATAA